The following proteins are encoded in a genomic region of Sorangiineae bacterium MSr12523:
- a CDS encoding glycosyltransferase family 4 protein codes for MKRALRIAFVCDLLEEEWPSMDLVAEMLLEHAQRDERISTMRIRPAFARRLSRLPLGARRERFAFNADRLVNRIWDVPRAARSVRRQNDVFHVCDHSYAHAVHALPAERVGVYCHDLDAFRCLLEPQAEPRPLWFRAMAQRLLRGMEKARVVFFSTGAVRDAIRKYDLLDERKLVQAYYGVSPEFRVTPDAPVSLEHLPIHTLGGRPFLLHVGSCIPRKRIDVLLDVFAEARREHPDLRLVQIGGTWTDEQRARIERLHIGDALVQFRGIDRTELAEIYRRATLVLMPSELEGFGLPVIEALSCGASVLASDIPPLREVGNDAVSLLPVADIGAWSGHVVKLLRDPSQGPSAEVRLAQAARFSWTSHAKIIVDTYLGLS; via the coding sequence ATGAAACGTGCGCTGCGGATCGCGTTCGTCTGCGATCTTCTCGAAGAGGAATGGCCGAGCATGGATCTCGTCGCCGAGATGCTGCTCGAGCACGCCCAGCGCGACGAGCGGATCAGCACGATGCGCATCCGTCCCGCCTTCGCGCGAAGGTTGTCGCGGTTGCCTTTGGGTGCGCGGCGGGAGCGCTTCGCATTCAACGCCGACCGACTCGTCAATCGCATCTGGGACGTGCCACGCGCGGCGCGGAGCGTTCGACGTCAGAACGACGTCTTTCACGTCTGCGACCATAGCTATGCCCACGCCGTGCACGCGCTGCCGGCCGAGCGTGTCGGTGTCTACTGCCACGACCTGGATGCCTTTCGTTGCCTGCTCGAGCCGCAGGCGGAGCCACGCCCTCTCTGGTTCCGCGCCATGGCGCAACGGCTCCTTCGCGGCATGGAGAAAGCGCGCGTCGTCTTCTTTTCGACGGGCGCCGTGCGCGATGCCATTCGCAAGTACGATTTGCTCGACGAGCGAAAGCTGGTGCAAGCCTACTACGGAGTCTCGCCCGAGTTTCGCGTGACGCCGGATGCACCGGTGAGCCTCGAGCACCTGCCGATTCACACGCTCGGGGGAAGGCCGTTCCTGCTTCACGTCGGAAGCTGCATCCCGCGCAAGCGCATCGACGTCCTGCTCGACGTGTTCGCCGAAGCGCGGCGCGAGCATCCCGACCTACGCCTCGTGCAGATCGGCGGCACGTGGACGGACGAGCAGCGCGCCCGCATCGAGCGGCTTCACATCGGCGATGCGCTGGTGCAATTCCGCGGGATCGACCGCACCGAGCTGGCCGAGATTTACCGCCGCGCGACCTTGGTGCTCATGCCGAGCGAGCTCGAAGGATTCGGCCTTCCCGTCATCGAGGCCCTTTCCTGCGGCGCCAGCGTGCTCGCCAGCGACATCCCACCGCTGCGCGAGGTGGGAAACGACGCCGTATCGCTTTTGCCGGTGGCCGACATCGGCGCGTGGAGCGGGCACGTCGTGAAGCTTCTGCGCGATCCTTCGCAAGGTCCCTCCGCGGAGGTGCGCCTCGCCCAAGCCGCGCGCTTTTCGTGGACGTCGCACGCGAAAATCATCGTCGATACGTACCTCGGGCTCTCGTAG